Proteins encoded together in one Caballeronia sp. NK8 window:
- a CDS encoding SgcJ/EcaC family oxidoreductase: MNKSLRQLGACALFALVASQPALAQQDKVLDDANTAWNAAFNKGDARALGALYDEKAVVSPGNGTTIQGRADVEKFYKGLFDAGFHDHTIDVVSAKRVGNLIYQTANWTVVAEKDGKKTPYKGVVLKVLSKGADGKWRTTAQTWNAAPPQQ, encoded by the coding sequence ATGAACAAGTCCTTAAGGCAACTCGGTGCATGCGCGCTATTCGCGCTGGTCGCGTCACAACCGGCACTCGCGCAGCAGGACAAGGTACTCGACGATGCAAACACCGCCTGGAACGCGGCCTTCAACAAAGGAGATGCGCGGGCGCTCGGCGCTCTGTACGACGAGAAAGCCGTGGTTTCGCCGGGAAATGGAACGACCATTCAGGGACGCGCGGATGTCGAGAAGTTCTATAAAGGCTTGTTCGATGCGGGCTTTCACGATCATACGATCGACGTCGTCAGTGCCAAACGGGTCGGCAATCTGATCTATCAGACCGCGAACTGGACTGTCGTCGCGGAAAAGGACGGCAAGAAGACGCCCTACAAGGGCGTCGTGTTGAAGGTGCTCTCCAAGGGCGCGGACGGCAAGTGGCGAACCACCGCGCAGACATGGAACGCAGCGCCGCCGCAACAATGA